One window of the Rhipicephalus sanguineus isolate Rsan-2018 chromosome 4, BIME_Rsan_1.4, whole genome shotgun sequence genome contains the following:
- the LOC125756251 gene encoding uncharacterized protein LOC125756251 — protein sequence MANDGDETFLIREANSCLDATDKQHGETSKHSTSTIDQASKLSSGDKTSSGLPALASVQWSKDNNLPVFSTVVQPLLNGLAITEDEHRHQSKQLRHEIIHFLDRIARFTMGVHGAASRTIRKMCVVAQG from the exons ATGGCAAACGATG GAGATGAAACCTTCCTCATCAGAGAGGCAAATTCATGCCTGGATGCTACCGACAAGCAGCATGGTGAAACAAGCAAGCACTCAACTAGCACCATAGACCAAGCAAGCAAATTGTCAAGTGGTGACAAAACGTCAAGTGGACTG CCTGCCCTGGCGAGTGTGCAGTGGTCCAAAGACAATAATCTACCCGTATTCTCAACAGTTGTGCAGCCTCTACTTAATGGTCTGGCTATAACTGAGGATGAACATCGGCACCAATCGAAGCAGCTCCGGCACGAGATCATTCATTTCCTTGA tcgtatcgcccgcttcaccatgggagtacaTGGCGCTGCTTCTCGGACtatccgcaagatgtgcgtggtggcgcaagggtga